CCACATCATACCTCTATTTCTAATTTGTCAAATAATAATGGATTCAGATCCTCTCTGTTTACCAAAAACATGAGAGCACCTGTTTGTTTAATCTAAGCCCTTGATTGAACTTCAATGGCTGAAATTTTACTAATGAATTAATCTCAAATATTAAACACTAAAACACATTTAACACTAAGTtaaacaataacaataatattagtagttaggtttttttttcattaattcTAGAACTCAACCCATGAACTCGACTCGACTCTTATAAGTATGGAGACAAACTGCAAATTTTTTACAATGAATCAAATTTACCTCCTTCATTCTAGTCCTCTACACATCCGATCTATAAGAATGAGATTCCTGGTACATCCATTAGCACTATCGGACCAAAGTTCCTTATAATAATTTTGGTGATTAAGTTCCACATAATCACTATAAAATCCCCAAGTACCATCTTGCTTAGGTACCATTTGGCCTCTTAATTGCTTCAATTTATCTAAattctctcttattttgttACATGGAACTAGAAAGTTACCAATgacattttgaaagttaaagGACCAATCAGCTTTTTGTGTGAAAGTTTAGGAGCTCTGAAAATATCTTTTGAACTCCTGCTGATCATATTAGCACAACACAAACCAGAAACCAAAGCGGAGAAGATGGAAGAGTGAAAATTGAAATCAAAGCAGAGCGTAGCAGAGTTTAGGTTGCTAGAGTTTCATCTATTTAGGGCGAGAAAATTCTTCAATTTTCTTTCCCTATTCATTCAGATGTTTCATGTTTCGATGATTAGGGATATTTAATGGAGCATAGTTTTTGGGGTCATTTGCCGTTGCTGGTGAGAGCAAACTCCAAAGAATCGGTGGAGTACATTCTTCAAGCTCTCTGGAGAACTCGAACGACCGGTCTCGATGCCGCCGACCGCCAAGTCCTCTGTCAGATGCTTCAGCTCCAAAACGAATCCGACCTTGACCCCGTATGtatttcttcccccttctctatTTGTTCGGTGCTtttgcacaaaaaaaaaaaaaaaaattgaagtccCATATACAGCTTCCATAATGTTTTTCCACATTTTCCGGCCGGCGACTAGTGGATGCTAAAACCGCTTCCGTCCCTGCTCTCATGGCTGTTAAATTTATAGATATTCCATGTTTCTTTTTGTTGTGTAGCTACTGGTATGCCTCCGAATGTTGATCCGGAGGTGTGTTTATGAGAATACAAGCAAAGATGAGATTCAAAAGCTATTTCCGGACCAAGTTCTGCCTGAATTGCAAAGGCTTTTGACAATTCTTCTGCAGAAGTTTCAGAAAGAATGGCGACAAGATGTATTCAAAAATCAGGTTAACTATTTGTAGCTATTACACTCCCTGATCTTTAAATTGGCACAAAGAATCTGACAGTCTGTTcacaaaaacttcattcaggttACTTTGCCACGGTTGAAGGCAATGACATGGAATTTGGCAAATCAGGACGCAGTAGAATTGACAGAACCCGTGGCTATTATAAATTTGAAGGTGTTTGGCCAAttgtttattgtttttaacaatAAGTTGGATCCAAGTTTTGAAACTTCAATAGATAAAGAATTTTCTTTGATGAAGTTTCGGGTTTTTGGCCAAATTTTTATCAGGAGTTATGGAAGACAAATGTAGCATATCATTTGATATTTTGCAGAGTAATTGGAATTGATACTTTTGTTCTTTCAGCTTCAAAATGATAGTCCTTCAAACTCCGGAGATGTGGAAGTAAAATTCCAATCAGCAAAAGATACTCTAGAAACAATGGTGAAGGCAATGTACAGCATAAGAGATCAGTTGTCTGACATTGTAAGTGTCCTACTTGAAATTCaactttatttttcttctatgTTCCTCGCTGCAAATTTATGCAGATTAAGTGTCTTATGCTTTATCCGTCTGTTTTTCTTGGCAGGGTGGAACGTCAAATACACAGTTATCCCAGTAAACAAACACAGTCTAGTGATCTGTGTGCTTCAAATATCATGGTATATCTTGGCCTTAAAATCTAGTTTGCTTCAGGAAATCAATTGCTTGTGATGTAAATTAGCTAAATTATGGAAATACGAAAAAGGTTGGTTAGAGACTTAGATAGTCGGAACGGAATGAGTCCTCTCCTAGTCCTAGTTGAATTTCTGACTCTCCTTTATGAATGATATAATACGTTTAATTGATACCTATGACTGCATACCAACATTAGTTATCTGAATTATGTATTGTTTTTAGAAAATCAGAGAAGCCAAAGTTTCAGTATACAGAGTAACCAGTATGTTTTGAATTGCATAAAAAACACAATGGAGATGTGGTTTTCCAAATCAGTATGGATCAAACTCAAGAGATATAACCAGTGTAGAAAGCAAAGACACTGTGTGCCAGCATTTTCTATTAGGAACTTGAAGGCTATCCTTGGttttatatatactaaaaatgCAGAGATAATTGTGGATGTGAGGAAGAAGTTTCTTGCATGTCTGTCAtgtaaggtaaagaaaaaggaggATGCTGGATTTTGGAAAGAGGATGCTTTTCAAAGTGTAAGAGCTTTGCATAAACAATTGATGAAATGAATGTATATCTTTCGTGCACATGCCATAGGATATTAAATTAAACTGTCCGTTGGCCAGTCTCTAATAGAGTTTAGACTGATTTAGACTTGTATGAAAAGCATTTTTCCTACTACTTGTTACCATTAACTACCATTGCtttgcttctaactgtttcttgaATACTTTGGTGCCATGTTGTATGGAAACTCCTTTTCAGTATCATTTATGTGTTTCGTTATGTTTCCTTTTCCATTTCTGTGTTGCTggctatgttttagaaataacgttttccAGTTTGTTTTCCGTGCAACCTATTTGATGCAGTGAGATCTATTTTTTAATAGATGGATTTTTTTCCATGAAAGATTGGGACGCGATTAAGTggctagacatcccaactaggttggcacccctaacaCACCAAACCAAcccaaaatattattaataaaaaaaaaagaaaattacaaagggaggaaaagaagataaaaaaaaggttcaaaacagaaaattaaggaaaacgaacATGTGCAACATTACAAAGATCGTCAAAAACAGACGATCGATAAAAATGAGGAGCCAAGTGCCACCATGTAATAGCAGAAGCTGATTTGCCAAAACGGGCAAGTTGATCCGCAGCCTGATTGCCTTCTCGATAGATATGAGTGATAATTCAACACCCAACAATCTCATCAAAAAGTGagaaatttcattttctttattaaaatGTGAGAAATTTGCACCTTTGAAAAAATCTTGTAAGAAAGGCTTGACCATAATACTTTGAAActgagaaagaaaatgttcaTCTTCTATACATGATTTTTAGGCGATAAATAAAGAAGTGGAGGGGCAGAACAAAGAGATTAGACAAGTTAAAACCCTTTAAGAAAGTTAAGGGGGCTAATACACCATTATAACTACTTCAAGGATCCAATAGGTCACTGTAAAAATGTTTGCAAAGCCAATAGGTCATTGTAATTTGTAAGCAAGTTCAAGTGATTAACGAGACATCTCTAAAGTTTAGGGCTCTGAAGTTTAGGGGACTGATTGGATAATCTAGATGAGTACATAGACCTTTGgggtattaattttttttaatccgATTAATCAGCTCGAGATTGATGGAATACCTTtcagttgattttttttttcaattaagaTTTTCGATGTACTCTACAAATCGAATTAGTTGATAAATTGGATTCTTTTAAAGATTAAAGATTGGAGAAATTTAACTCAATCTCACAGCTTTTTGGAATATGATTTGATTGTGTAAGGAATTATGTCGTCAATTTTGTATATGTGATTGTATGATTTGTTTATAATAAATGTGTTCTAACTTCTAATTAGATGATTGTCTTAAAATTTCAGAAGTAATTAATTGAATACGTAACTGGAATTTTTGGATTTCTAACTATAATTGAATGAGTTTTTGAACCTCTGGaaacaataaaaataagaaaattgcacaattttagacatcaggattaaaattgcttttgattgTCTATATTAgaataaaattgtattattttagatattaggggtatttttacaccttgcaaaaataaatataaagatctaaaaattcatatttaacCCGGATAGATTAGATTCAAATCCCAGATGGTAAATTAGACATGCTTATAGGCTCATGAGTCCGTGCTATTCGGGTTAAGTTTGGACATATTTATTTAAGAATGGATTCAGTTAGGTCTAGCgcgtaaaaatatatttaaggtTTTTACATTGCTATATATTGCTGACTTGTTTTTTCAATTATGTGGTCACTGATAAATATAAATGGCAAAAATGCAACAACTGGCAATACACTTGtgtttaaattaaatttccaatataaatatattagtttagTGGACtgaattaaatttgaaaattatttcTTTTAACTTTGTCTAGCTCGATAAGAGCTTAATGTAAATATGATACTACGGTTCGTTGAATTTGGACAAGATATAATGTAAAATCCGGTAAGGTACAGCCATAAACAGCTCTAAATAATGCAATCTTTATTGGTTATATATcattcttttgttttgtttttttaaggaAAATTGCATTTTATTTGGTCAGCTAATAAGCATAACATATTCAAACAAAGCTGTCAACTATGAGAAATTTCCTCCTTTCTGAATTAGTTGTATTTGCATATTTTTACTGAGAGatttataataaaaactatACGACTTATAAAAGTATTACACAAGCATGGCAAGAAAATTGGCTTTAACAACACTTTTCTTGCAACACTTTTTAAAACGACACATAGActtaactttaaaaaaaacccaTATGTAGTTAGTATTCGAGAGTCCATTCGTGTAATATAATATTCAATTAAGTGTTAAAATCTATTTAGGTCAAAATAAGATGTAAGTGAACTGAGCGATTAtgtgaaaatctactcaaattcACTTTCTCCTCTGCATCAAAACCCAATTCACTTTCTCAAAAGGAAGTTTTCTTCTTTCAAATTTCTGAAATTCGTAGTTGTATCTGATGTTAGTTGTTTGACCTAGATCGAAATCTAATCTTGAATATGGTACTTGAAATTGAATCTATTTTATATTTGAAATCTCTAAAGAATTGTTTATCGAAAGCATCAAATCTCTTAAGCATCAACTCGTTCTTTATCAAATTGTTTCTCCACTATCCACTCCGATATGATCTCCCAAGAATTTTAGAGTTTCATATTATCTTTCGACTAAGCTCAAAGTCTCGTAATAAGGGCGATTATGACAACCTGATACTATTAGCATGTCACTTATAGATGACTTGTGCTCCATTGAAAAGTATAATAATGAAGATGAGCATTCAAAGTTCTCCACATTAAGATAACAATGTTGAAGAAAGCATGAGAGACAAAGGAGGAAAAACTAGCTTTCAAAATGCATAGAAatacaaaaactgaaaatagaCATCAACATTAATTAAATCTTCTTTAGACTTTTTAAACCACTTCCCCTTACATGTTACTTTATGCTCTATGTTTTGAACATGTTAAATTTTCATTATTTGATCGTATGATAAAATCATCTAATAGTAAAGAAGAAGTGGAAGATCAGTTAAATACTCGTTGTTACCTCTTGGCGACCGAAATGTGAAGAAC
The DNA window shown above is from Euphorbia lathyris chromosome 1, ddEupLath1.1, whole genome shotgun sequence and carries:
- the LOC136228610 gene encoding uncharacterized protein — translated: MEHSFWGHLPLLVRANSKESVEYILQALWRTRTTGLDAADRQVLCQMLQLQNESDLDPLLVCLRMLIRRCVYENTSKDEIQKLFPDQVLPELQRLLTILLQKFQKEWRQDVFKNQVTLPRLKAMTWNLANQDAVELTEPVAIINLKLQNDSPSNSGDVEVKFQSAKDTLETMVKAMYSIRDQLSDIGGTSNTQLSQ